One genomic region from Equus asinus isolate D_3611 breed Donkey chromosome 8, EquAss-T2T_v2, whole genome shotgun sequence encodes:
- the RAB35 gene encoding ras-related protein Rab-35 isoform X1, with protein MARDYDHLFKLLIIGDSGVGKSSLLLRFADNTFSGSYITTIGVDFKIRTVEINGEKVKLQIWDTAGQERFRTITSTYYRGTHGVIVVYDVTSAESFVNVKRWLHEINQNCDDVCRILVGNKNDDPERKVVETEDAYKFAGQMGIQLFETSAKENVNVEEMFNCITELVLRAKKDNLAKQQQQQQNDVVKLTKNSKRKKRCC; from the exons GTGTGGGCAAGAGCAGTTTGCTGTTACGTTTTGCAGACAACACTTTCTCAG gcagcTACATCACCACAATCGGTGTGGATTTCAAGATTCGGACGGTGGAGATCAATGGGGAGAAGGTGAAGCTGCAGATCTGGGACACGGCGGGGCAGGAGCGCTTCCGCACCATCACCTCCAC GTATTATCGGGGGACCCACGGGGTCATCGTGGTTTATGACGTCACTAGTGCCGAGTCCTTTGTCAACGTCAAGCGGTGGCTTCACGAAATCAACCAAAACTGTGATGATGTGTGTCGAATATTAG TGGGGAATAAGAATGATGACCCTGAGCGGAAGGTGGTGGAGACAGAAGATGCCTACAAATTCGCCGGGCAGATGGGGATCCAGTTGTTTGAGACCAGCGCTAAGGAGAACGTCAACGTGGAAGAG ATGTTCAACTGCATCACAGAGCTGGTCCTCCGAGCAAAGAAAGACAACTTAgcgaaacagcagcagcagcaacagaacGATGTGGTGAAGCTCACGAAGAACAGTAAACGAAAGAAACGCTGCTGCTAA